A genomic window from Gemmatimonas sp. includes:
- a CDS encoding alpha/beta hydrolase-fold protein, whose product MVHAGLSDELHPTPPIPRVVGSLLHFTEIRSRFLPHPHDVIVCLPPDYDLNSDRRYPVLYLHDGQNVFDDLAMSPFGVQWGIDTTARALMHAQVIEPMIIVAIGNAGRDRIDEYTPTRDNAHDAGGLADRYGQMLVYELKPWVDHNWRTRRGARDTGLAGSSLGGLLTLHLGLTHSAVFGKIGLLSPSVWWDDRWIVRQLVANNGMRPELKIWLDVGTGEARMLKGTRLLYRMLLRKGWQPGHDLLYMEADGALHDERAWGERSGLFLRFLFPATTSSNDAMAMSMSSGMS is encoded by the coding sequence GTGGTCCATGCGGGGCTCTCCGACGAACTGCACCCCACACCGCCGATTCCCCGGGTGGTGGGGTCTCTGTTGCATTTCACGGAGATCCGTTCGCGGTTTCTGCCGCACCCGCACGACGTGATCGTCTGTTTGCCGCCCGACTATGACCTGAACAGCGACCGACGGTACCCGGTGCTGTATCTGCACGACGGGCAGAACGTGTTCGACGATCTCGCCATGTCGCCGTTCGGGGTGCAGTGGGGCATCGACACGACCGCGCGCGCCCTCATGCATGCGCAGGTGATCGAACCGATGATCATCGTGGCGATCGGCAATGCCGGCCGCGATCGCATTGATGAGTACACGCCGACGCGCGACAACGCCCACGATGCAGGCGGTCTGGCTGATCGCTACGGGCAGATGTTGGTGTACGAGCTCAAGCCGTGGGTGGACCACAACTGGCGCACCCGCCGCGGCGCGCGGGACACGGGATTGGCCGGCAGTTCACTCGGTGGCCTGCTCACGCTGCATCTCGGCCTGACGCACTCGGCGGTGTTCGGGAAGATCGGCTTGTTGTCGCCCAGTGTGTGGTGGGACGATCGTTGGATTGTGCGTCAGCTAGTGGCCAACAACGGCATGCGTCCCGAGCTCAAGATCTGGCTCGATGTGGGCACGGGCGAGGCGCGCATGCTGAAGGGCACGCGGTTGCTGTATCGTATGTTGTTGCGCAAAGGCTGGCAGCCCGGACACGACCTGCTGTACATGGAAGCGGATGGCGCGCTGCATGACGAGCGGGCGTGGGGCGAGCGCTCCGGGTTGTTTTTGCGCTTTCTGTTTCCGGCCACGACGTCGTCGAATGACGCGATGGCCATGTCGATGTCCTCGGGGATGTCATGA